In a genomic window of bacterium:
- the rpoZ gene encoding DNA-directed RNA polymerase subunit omega, with translation MSMIRPPLETLLDKVDNKYALVIGVAKRARQLKEGQLPMVDIPSTNPVTVALEEIAAGKVRAEKSTEPIKED, from the coding sequence ATGTCGATGATCCGCCCTCCGCTTGAGACGCTCTTGGACAAGGTCGACAACAAATACGCGCTCGTCATCGGCGTGGCCAAGCGCGCCCGTCAGCTCAAAGAGGGCCAACTGCCGATGGTCGATATCCCGAGCACGAACCCGGTGACGGTCGCGCTCGAGGAAATCGCCGCCGGCAAGGTGCGCGCGGAGAAGTCTACGGAGCCGATCAAGGAAGACTAG